Proteins from one Pontibacter korlensis genomic window:
- a CDS encoding class I SAM-dependent methyltransferase, with translation MEAQPDTAEWFSTWFDSPYYHILYQHRDMQEAQHFMDRLLAYLHPKPHEKLLDLACGKGRYSLYLNQKGFDVTGIDLSEKSIQFAKQHENERLHFVRHDMREVFRPEGFDFILNLFTSFGYFDTDTENVVALCAAAENLKHGGKLVIDFMNTDKVIDRLVATEEKEVQGINFKITRGVENGFIVKSIRFHDQGKEHNYVERVRALRQEDFLEYFSMTQLRLVETFGSYELTPYNQATSDRMIFVLKK, from the coding sequence ATGGAAGCACAACCGGACACGGCGGAGTGGTTTAGTACCTGGTTCGATTCGCCGTATTACCATATTCTTTACCAACACCGCGACATGCAGGAGGCGCAGCATTTCATGGATAGGTTGCTGGCATACCTGCACCCTAAGCCACACGAGAAGCTGCTGGATTTAGCTTGCGGCAAAGGTCGCTACTCGCTTTACCTTAACCAGAAAGGCTTTGATGTTACGGGTATAGACCTGTCAGAAAAAAGCATACAGTTTGCCAAGCAGCATGAGAACGAGCGGTTGCATTTTGTGCGACACGATATGCGGGAGGTATTCAGGCCTGAGGGTTTTGATTTTATACTTAACCTGTTTACCAGTTTCGGGTACTTTGATACCGATACGGAGAATGTAGTAGCTCTTTGTGCTGCAGCCGAGAACCTGAAACACGGAGGCAAGCTGGTAATCGATTTCATGAACACTGATAAGGTGATAGACCGTTTAGTAGCCACGGAGGAGAAGGAAGTGCAGGGTATAAACTTTAAGATTACCCGTGGCGTAGAGAATGGCTTCATTGTGAAGAGCATCAGGTTTCACGATCAGGGGAAGGAGCATAACTATGTAGAGCGAGTGCGGGCACTGCGTCAAGAGGATTTTCTGGAGTACTTCAGCATGACGCAACTGCGCCTGGTCGAAACCTTCGGAAGTTACGAGTTGACACCATACAACCAAGCTACTAGCGATAGAATGATATTCGTGCTAAAAAAATAA
- the nadC gene encoding carboxylating nicotinate-nucleotide diphosphorylase, which translates to MKPTYLTETSINEFIAKALAEDVGDGDHSSLAGIPTDAQNQARLLVKGDGVLAGVELAGYIFKAVDPGLELDVKMHDGDRMQRGDVAFTVKGKAQSILTAERLVLNCMQRMSGIATYTNYMASLIEGTGAKLLDTRKTTPNFRLMEKWAVVIGGGHNHRFGLYDMVMLKDNHVDYAGGVNAAITATQRYLQEKGKDLKIEVETRNLQEVQEALETGGIHRIMLDNMSTDMMREAVAMIGGKYETEASGGITEETIRAVAECGVDYISVGALTHSNRSIDLSLKAF; encoded by the coding sequence GTGAAACCGACATACCTGACCGAAACAAGCATAAACGAGTTCATCGCCAAGGCCTTGGCAGAGGACGTAGGCGACGGAGATCATTCCTCGTTGGCGGGCATACCTACCGATGCACAAAACCAGGCACGCTTGCTGGTAAAAGGCGATGGCGTATTGGCTGGTGTAGAGCTGGCTGGCTACATCTTTAAAGCAGTAGACCCTGGTCTGGAACTGGATGTAAAGATGCACGATGGCGACCGCATGCAGCGTGGCGATGTGGCTTTTACCGTGAAGGGAAAGGCACAAAGTATACTTACTGCTGAGCGACTGGTGCTGAACTGTATGCAGCGTATGAGCGGCATTGCGACGTATACCAATTATATGGCCAGCCTGATAGAGGGTACCGGAGCAAAACTGTTAGACACCCGCAAAACCACCCCAAATTTCCGGTTGATGGAGAAATGGGCTGTAGTGATAGGTGGCGGCCATAACCACCGCTTTGGCCTCTATGATATGGTAATGCTGAAGGATAATCACGTGGACTATGCTGGAGGCGTGAACGCAGCCATTACTGCTACCCAACGCTACCTGCAGGAAAAAGGCAAAGACCTGAAGATAGAGGTGGAGACGCGCAACCTGCAGGAGGTACAGGAGGCTCTGGAGACAGGCGGCATCCATCGCATTATGTTAGACAACATGAGTACAGATATGATGCGGGAGGCAGTGGCCATGATCGGAGGCAAGTACGAAACAGAAGCATCTGGAGGTATCACAGAAGAAACCATACGTGCCGTGGCAGAGTGTGGCGTAGACTATATCTCCGTTGGCGCACTTACCCACTCTAACAGAAGCATAGACCTAAGTCTTAAGGCTTTTTAA
- a CDS encoding DUF4783 domain-containing protein, whose translation MKNFKHFAVAFSMLLVAVLLTAGQAMAQGDAMNSVKQAMKAGSAKDLSRSFGNMVEITLDGSEATSYSSTQAEFVMKNFFSKNAPVDFSVNHNGTSDKGQLYAIGTYTSKGGSYTVLIRMKSSGDKYLIHSMNFIKD comes from the coding sequence ATGAAAAACTTTAAACACTTTGCAGTAGCTTTTTCTATGTTATTGGTGGCCGTTCTTTTAACGGCAGGGCAAGCCATGGCACAGGGCGATGCCATGAACAGCGTAAAGCAGGCAATGAAGGCAGGCTCGGCCAAAGATCTGTCCAGAAGCTTTGGCAACATGGTAGAAATCACCCTTGATGGCAGCGAAGCCACTAGCTACAGCAGCACTCAGGCTGAGTTCGTGATGAAGAACTTTTTCTCAAAGAACGCACCTGTAGACTTTAGTGTGAACCATAACGGTACCTCAGATAAGGGCCAGTTGTACGCCATCGGCACCTATACTTCTAAGGGGGGCTCTTATACAGTGCTGATCCGGATGAAGTCCTCTGGCGACAAATACCTCATCCACTCGATGAACTTTATCAAAGATTAA